The genomic interval TCTCCGGTCACGAAGCAGAAAATGTATTGATTGTTAGTTGATGCTATTCCACTAGCATACTCCTCCCTGGGCCTGAAGTGCCCCTTGGGAGTAAGAGCCCACTCTACACTGGGCGTAGCCTCGCTGTGGTCTAGCAGTGTGTCAATAGCAGACATTTGTGCAGCGACCGGCTGGGTCTCGCTGTTCACCTTTGCcaggttctataacttggatgTTTCGGCCTTACAGGCTCAAATCCTCTCTGCTTAAATGGGCATGCAACTCCCAAAAAGCAGGTCCAATCTGGCGTCTGCTTTACTTCATGTAAGCTCTTGGCCCTTTTTAGAAGTGCCGAGGCTAAATAGGattgtttggaatgatttttcaACGCTGAGCTGACCTCATTGAGTTCAGCCCTCCTGGCTCCTGCGGGGCTCATCCTACTTATACTTGGTCCATTTGAGCTCTTAGATGCTCAAGTTAATTTTAGTTGTTCCTCTATCATAGCATGTTGGGATTGTACTGGTTCCCTATAAGCGTCTAGAgatgcagtacgagtgaagtatcgAAGGGAAcatactcggttactaacgtaaacTCGGTTTCCTAAGTTACAGGAGTACTGCTTTGTTAGCCATGCTATGATGCTACATGACTCCGTGTTGTCACATCAGTCGAATTTACCTGAAGATCCTATGCTTATATAGCCAGATGGCCCCACCCATGCTGACACGCTCTGTTGGGCTTCATTGAGGCTTGTACAGTTCCACTGCTGAGCCATTGGTTCGTTTTTATTTCACTTCATGAACCAAGAGTTGTACAGTTACACTTGGTTATTGAAAAAGGCTTAAGTGATCAgagaaaaaattgttttattttttccctatATGTGTCTAGCGACGCAGTACTCGTTCATTACATTAGTAACCAAGTACGTTTTCTTTAACATGTTTCTTTTACTTtcacaccgtttttttttttttgtaggtgtgTCAGAACGTGAAGCAGACCTGCGCTCGTCTGTTCTGTCTCTCCTCCTCACCTCTCTGCAGTGCTTGTTGTTTTCCATCTGTGCAAGCATTCCGTTCCTCCCTCTCCAGTACGTCACATTCATCCTTCAGGTCCTTAATCGCTCTTTTCTGTATGGAGGGAATGCTGCATTCATCAGCATAGCGTAAGTAAATCGGGTGATACAAGTATCTCGACTGTCACTAGACTGGAATCTTTACTTTAGTGAGTGCAATAAATCTGAATTCCTACAGGTTTCCTGGCCGTCATTTTGGAAAGCTGTATGGTCTAGCGATGTCTCTATCAGCTGTGGTATCATTGCTGCAGTATCCCTGCTTCGCCCTCAACAAAGTTTTTGGAGGAGACCCCTTCTGTGTAAATCTATGATTCCCACACCGTTTCAACTACATAGAGCTCATATACATCATACACAGTGGCCCCAAAAGTTTGTATACACTTGTAATTGTATGAAAGTCATTGAATTATATCACAAAAAAATCAACcaagtgacatttattttaaataaatctagcACAAGCACTCTTTAAAAGCAAGGACATTTTTACTAAAAGATGTTTTAAGTTATTAAACAATATACTAAGATACAAAAAGTATTGATTGAActtgatttgatattttgttatctaatttaattaaattaatttattttaaatctgtgcATTTGaggttttaaaattatttgagcCGCTAGATGTGGATtcctatggaagcccatttctgtaaaataatttgcTTTGATAAATCATAAAAGCCAAAAttatataaagttagaattatgagataaaaagtcaaagctaaaaaaaaaaaaaactgaagtcaaaaaGCTGAAATTATTTGATAAAGATTATTAGATACTGTGTGTGGCAGAAATGTTCTTCCATACTATACCTGCAGCGAGATTATATGATTAAATGCTATATACTAAAACCATATAAATACTAAAAAAGCCTATAAAAGTGAGTTTTTCACATCaaacattaatacaaaataaatgatttctcCATATAAATTTCCAGTAGCATTTGATTAAATATCCAGTTAGTTTTAATTCTTTGTGTTTAAATTGACCATaatcattcatttgttttttccAGCTTTTACTGTAATTAGTAAATTCTCCTGTGTTTCTTTAGGTGAACATCATCTTGACTGTCCTGACTCTACTGGCCTTCATTCATCCTGTCTATGTGTTTCTTCACTGCAGAGAGCTTGCAAAACAGCGAGAGAATTCACAAAGTATTTCAGAAGCCTCCATACAGGAAACatcaatgtattaatttaaatctACTATAGACATACttgaataattattttgattatgCAAACCTATCTAGGCCTTAGCTTTTGTAACTGACAAAGGGAAGATTATTAAGCATTTTGATTCTTGTGTATTCAGTGCAATGTTTTACCACCATTGTATTTAGCGTTTGAAATACTTGAAAATAAGAGTTAACAATCAGCAATTAAATTAATTCCATTTAATTTAActggttattaaatatttacaatctTTATGAGTACAgaaatagcaataaaaaatattgaatttttttttaatagttcagTGTTGGCATGAACAGATATTtagataaaaacatttatttaaacaatgatTAAGGAGCAAGGGGAGATCACATAGGTCTCAGAAACATAGTGATCTTTACAATTGACCTCCAGACTGTATGATGACTTGTATGATATGCAATTTTGCATGTTAATATCCTGTTCCCACTGCAAAAGCATTAACTGTCCTTAAAGCATCATAAAGGAACTCTAGACCCATTAATCAGTGGTTTACCTTCCAAAACACACGTAATACTAAGTCCACAATGACCATTTCACAATCTCATATACAGTTTTCAGAAGTTATTAATTCATGTCCATTTAGGGTTTATagcatgttttataaataatatgtgcTACAGCTATGCATCCTTACAATTCTGAACATGTTGTGGAAATGTGGAAAATTACTTAATTAactccttaattattatttttattttatttcagaccaaaagtttgaaataaattataagaaACAAACGTTTCCGCTTtgtcataaaaacaaacaaatgtgtgCAATAAAGGTCTgtgtatgaaagaaagaaaaaaacagtatgCTTTAAATAATTACATACGGTAGTTAATTAAAGCAGACACATAGCATTTCATTCTTCACATTAGGAGTTGGCAAGCTGGTTCTCTTCCTTTTTCATGATTCTTCTAAGTTAGCGAGACATCATTCGGACAAACTCTATGGAGCATAAGGTGAAACAAACAGGTTATacagattaaatgtatttatttacatttatgcatttagcatatgcttttgtccaaagcaacttaGAGTACATGCaggctatttatttgtttgttttaccaaTATGCATGTTTCTGGAAATTGAaaccacaaccttttgtgctgacacaatgctctacccctgagccacaggaacagcaTGGGCTCAGTGGTAGAACTGATTGTTCAATATATATATGCTTAGTTGCTCctatgtgattggctgattagaatttgtgttaacaagcagttgaacaggtgtacctaataaattGTCAAGCGTTATTAATAAAGACTACATATATAATGGTTTCCCCAAATCCACAtgcaagaaataaaataaaagaacctGTGGAGCACAATTATATTTCAAACCTTCAAAGTCAACCTGCCCATCTCCATTGAGGTCAACATCCCTGAGGATCTCATCAATCTCTCTGTGGTTGAGCTGCTCTCCCATCAGCTTCTTCATGGCTTCCCTCAGTTCAGCCAGACTGATCTCACCATCACCATCTGAGTCAAACTGAGacaaaaagatacattttaaaggGGTGTGACTTGAGAACTTGGGAATACAGTACACCTGTCAGTAGCATGGAACACCAACCTCTCTAAAAGCATCTCTCAGTTCTTTCACTCCGATCATATCTGCTGTCTCAGCCAGCATCTTTGGACCCATAAGGTCTACAAAGTCCTCGAAGTCCACTCTACCACCACCTattgaacaaacaaacaatcaagtaAGAAGGAGCATGAATACACcccaaatatacagtatatgctgcCAACTGAGATAAGGAAGTACAATGATAACAAGGTCAGGGTTTCCATCTCTCAAGCATCTGGCATGACACTCACGCTTGGACTTCAGCATGAGATTGATGCTGAAAGTGTGAGTGTCATGCCAGATTCCTGAAACCTGCAAGGTTGCCACTCACAGATCTGCTGACTCAGTTCAATCAGCTCCATTTCTGTTGGCATGTAGCCCATCGTCCTCATGCACTCGCCCAGATCCTTACAGCTAATGAAGCCGTCTTTGTCTTTGTCAAATTCTTGGAAGGCTTCTTTCAACTCTGAAGGcagagaaagaatgagagagagagcgtCTTCCTCGGTTTGCTGACATTAATGTGTAATCTGTCTGTCCAGTAAGAGGATTTTGAAGGATAAAGGTACGGTGATCACTCATATAATTTGTTGggggaatagttcatccaaaacta from Carassius auratus strain Wakin unplaced genomic scaffold, ASM336829v1 scaf_tig00215628, whole genome shotgun sequence carries:
- the cabp2a gene encoding calcium-binding protein 2a isoform X1; this translates as MMGAKPSKRNSVKKGVPPLEGSGLPLASAVLGDSGDAAAEDEDDEELGQQFEEPICALVQNCTMLHNIVGPACIFLRQSFAQAQLDRDLRPEEIEELKEAFQEFDKDKDGFISCKDLGECMRTMGYMPTEMELIELSQQICGGRVDFEDFVDLMGPKMLAETADMIGVKELRDAFREFDSDGDGEISLAELREAMKKLMGEQLNHREIDEILRDVDLNGDGQVDFEEFVRMMSR
- the cabp2a gene encoding calcium-binding protein 2a isoform X2: MSMEAGSMETIEVPQDKIVKKGSFRKKIEKLRRWSTSSGGGSFKRPPKTKTLSLNSPTDPDTEPLRVETERRKLRPIVASVFGQDRDLRPEEIEELKEAFQEFDKDKDGFISCKDLGECMRTMGYMPTEMELIELSQQICGGRVDFEDFVDLMGPKMLAETADMIGVKELRDAFREFDSDGDGEISLAELREAMKKLMGEQLNHREIDEILRDVDLNGDGQVDFEEFVRMMSR